The sequence below is a genomic window from Mauremys mutica isolate MM-2020 ecotype Southern chromosome 23, ASM2049712v1, whole genome shotgun sequence.
GTGTGAACAGTGTGTAAAGATGCCTCTCTGGGGCACTGGCATTCAGTGCTGAGGCCGACTGATAAAAGTTCCGTTTGCTTTCAGGCTGTGGGAGAGAGTCTTTGTTCTGTGCAGAAGTCACAGTGGTCCCTCGACCCTTGCAGTGAGGCCCTCCTGCTGCGAAACAGGGTGCAGATGGCCGGTTTGAAAGCTCTTGGGATTGTTTGTTTAATCCACCCACTTAATTGCTCATGAGATCACACAACTTTCTGATGCAAAGCCTGAAGCTTGCATGTGGCTCCTCTAGCAGGCCTCTGTCATTGCCAGAGGCAGGCCCCTTGCTAGCTTTATACTGATGCCAAAGATGGATTTATTTATGGGGCCCACTTCTGGAGGGTTTGCTAAACAATGTCTCCCTCCATCTCATTCTGAGAACCATCAAGGCTTCTGCCTCTGTGCTGCAGCGCCTGGCTTGGGAGTTGACAGGACCAGAGTCTATTTATAGGGCTGTCCTTATAACAAAGCATTCCATTTGTGATAGCCCAGCATGGATCATGTTTAACTTTACCATCACTTCCTTGCAGCTGAGCAGACGTGCCCTAGAGGCAGGCCAGTGTTTGCCCTTCTCTACATTTCTGTGTCGGCGAGTGCCATCCGATGGAATGGGATCACCGGAGAGGTTCAGGGAAAGATTCCAACGGGAGAATTTCCTGCTGGGAATTAGGATGGGGTGGGTGGTGAAGTATCAAACTTTCTAGTTTTGTAGTGTATCTAAATGTCAGGTGTCCATAATCCCAGGTGCCCATCTGCCTCAAACGCTCAATTAGCTTGTCTCCAGTGCCGTGGCTTGTGGAAAAAGATGGTTCTTGACAGAAATGCAGGGTTGCACTTGACCTTCCAACCACCAAAGAGTGTTTCATCTTCCAGAAGTAGTGCGAGGAGGGCTTTTTGTTACTAGTGCTGGCTACTTGTGTACGATGAGTTCTTCTGTGCAGCATGGAAAAGATCAGTATGCAGCTTGGGAGAAGTACTGGCTGCTTTCAGGCTCCTTTTAAAATAGGCATTGGGCACAACCGGGCCCCTGGTACCCAAGATAACTAAGTGCTACCCTGGGTTCCCACTCTGTACGTCTGAGCAGCAGTTCATGTTTCAAGTGTACTGGTGATCAGGGCACgtgcctgggagccaggattccaacCGCAGTTCTGTCACTATCTTGTGTGATCCTGGACAAGTTGCTACCCCTTGGGGcctgttttcccatctgcaaaatggggatatttGCCTACTGCGTGGGCGGTTTACTGTGTGGAAGGTGCTCCAGATGCATGGGTGAAAGGCACCACAGAAGGGAAGCAGTCAGTGTTACAATTGGCTGGGCTTGGCACTTGTAGAGAACAGGGACCCAGTGACCGGTGAAGCCTCTTCCATCTCTAGCTGCTCTGATCCTAGTTTTGAAGTTGTAACTGCCTCTTACAATGCTGTAACCTAGTAAACGTCTGTAAAAAAAATAACTTGCAATCACATCTCCTCCCCACATCAGGACTGCAGAGAGACTGAAACAAAGGAGAAATAACATAGTAGagaaaacaaacatctgataacGAGGAGCTCCGagtgctgctcctctggctctggtCCCAAAAGCTCTCTGCGGAATTCCAGCTTCACAGTCCCTGGCTGCTTATTTATTGTGATCTCCCCAGATCTCCTGACCTTCCAAATGTCTCTTGTTCCTTAGCCGCAGGCACTTACCTGCCACCCTTGCAGCAGGTATTTCAAGCACCACGTCGGCCTGGGATAGGAACCGTAGGGAAGCCTATCAAGCTCTTGGCCAACTATTTTGAAGTGGACATTCCCAAGATCGACGTGTATCACTATGAAGTGGATATCAAGCCCGATAAATGTCCACGCAGAGTCAACAGGTAAGGCAAGTATTAAAGGATTCAGCACTCTTTCCCGACTCAGCTCCTTTGTACAGAAGCAGCGGTTGTGAATGCTGTTCCCTTCCCGGAAGGTGTGAGGTGCGGGGGAAGCACCAGAGTGACGCTTCTGTGATCTCTGGTCCCTCCGCACTCTGGGATGTGGAACAGAATGTGCAGAAGTTTCCGCAGTTACTGCCTGTGCCCAAGACCATGTGAAACTTCTGGGAGCGCTTTGCAAAATCTCCTGTagttttttgttgctttttgaaGTTCAGTGGATAATGTGATCTGGCTGTGAGAACACGAAACGTCGCCTTTCCCCAGCAGAACCGATTTTTCAAACACTGTCCCCTTCAGTGTAAAAACAGGGTCAGGTTTGAATGTGCAACAAGATGCAAAGTGCCCCAGATTACACACACAGTGATTATTTTACTCGCTTCTAATTGCAGTGTGGCTTGTGACACACGGATTGCTTTGTTCCAGAGCGGTGCTGCAcccggctggggcagcagagtgaATTCTACTAGCACGGCTGTCTAATGGCATCCATGGTCACTCTAGATACTAGAACATACAAGCTACAGCTGTATTTCTTCTTGGCTGTAGCTAGTACGCTCTCAGTCCAATGTGCTCCAAGCCTTCCTGTGCTGAATGATGTGGGCATTCCCCCAGCTACGCAGATGGCTGACCCACAAGCTGGCATGTAGAGCTGTACAGTCCCAGCTTTCCTGTGCTGCTCAGCGTTTGTTCCTGGCCCTGATGGTTCAGGAGATCCCGGACTGTAATGCTGTCCCCGgtccctcagagcagctgggctatTTTGGCAACGGATGCAGACTTAAAAATAGCAAGCCCCAGACCTTGGGCCAGTGTAAGTTCTtgatcccctgcccccagcagcatATTTAATTCAGAGCTTGGGAGACCAGTGAGCAGATGCTGCTGTTGTTCCCTGGCCATTTGGCAGCTTGTGTATGTGTAGACACGTGTCGCTTTCCCCTGCCCTTGTGATACGCTCCCTGGAGCTGCCGCCCGCTCCGAGTGCACAGGTGCACATTCCCACGTGCCTTGTAACCCTATTACACCATCACTGATTTGTCAAGATACCAGGCAAGACGCACACCTGTTCATCTGGGGGCTGAAGGGTTGTCTGATTGTTTGGGACCTGCCTGAGGTGCTGCTATTAGATCTTGAGATGGCCCACGTTACAGTAATTTTTATATGACCTGTTGTGTCCCAAGAGGCTAAACTGGGAATCAACCAGCCAAATAAATGATCCAGTTAGCTttgcttttctctctttttcttcttcctttctcttGCCCCCCTGTTCTctgtagggaggttgtggaatacaTGGTGCAGCACTTCAAACCTCAGATCTTTGGAGATCGGAAGCCGGTGTACGACGGGAAAAAGAATATCTACACCGTCACTGCCCTGCCCATTGGAAACGAACGGGTGAGAGCGAGGACCAGAAGCTGCTGGGGGTGGCCCAGCCAGGGGTACTCGGTGCTCCCAGGAAGCACCATGTGCATAAAGATCGAATGGGGGCATGGTTCTGGCTCTAGAAAAGAAAACGAAAGGATCTGGGGGATGGGAAGAGAGGTCCTGTTCCCCAAGCCTGTGGCCAAGAAGCTCAGCCCACAGGTGCTCCTGGGGCGAGTGGGTGAGCTCAGGCCACATCTTTGCAGCTGGCTGCCCATGATACAAGGGAAGTGTCACGGTGTCATTTTGCTGATGAGGCGACTGAGGCGCAGAGGTGGTTGTGTTGTGTTACTGCCTAGCAGTGTCAACCAAGCATGCTGCCTAGAGTTTGTCTAGACTAGTGGCTAGAGGTACCAGCCAAGTCAGGGGTCCTGCTGCGTCAGGCGCTGTACAGGAGGCAATCCCTGCCCTGTAGAGATGATAGTCTAAATAGATGACCCACAAAGGCTGGGAGGGGAAATCACAGGCAAAGAGCAACTGCCTGAGGTCATGCATCCGGTCAGTGCTGGAGCTGGAACGAGGACCCAGGACTCTGGGTCCCTGCTGTGTCTGCTGGACCATGCTGCTTTTCCTAGCTATGTTTTTTTTCAAGGTAGAAAGTCATATGCCctgaaggggaagaggtgggTGTGGGTATAAAGGGTGCCGCAGCTGGAGGGGGAAGACCTTGCTGCAGTCTGGCTAGTAATGTTCTAATGACTTCTTCCCCCCACACCACTTCCCTTCCTGCCTCAGGTTGACTTTGAGGTAACAATCCCAGGGGAAGGCAAAGACCGGATATTTAAGGTCTCCATCAAGTGGATGGCGATTGTGAGCTGGCGGATGCTCCATGAGGCCTTGGTGAGCGGGCAGATCCCCGTCCCGCTGGAATCTGTCCAGGCGCTAGATGTTGCCATGAGACACCTGGCGTCAATGAGGTAATCTGTTCCCCTGGGCGCTTGGGATGGGGCGATGTGTCCGGGGCAGGAGCAgcggagtccagaggagagctggCGTCATAACTGAGCGTTCATCAGAGTGGAACTGTGTGTGCTGGAGAGACATTGGGGGTGTTGCCAAGGGGGGCTGAGATCTCCCAGGTCAGGTCACGCGTAACAGTTACACGTCGGCTGCCTTGCAAAGCAAGCGAATGGCTTGTGTGTGTGGTAGCGATGAATGCAATTCCCCAGGCAccagtctctcctgttctctgcctggggcACAGCACAGCCTGGTCTCCTGTGGCCTGGGATAATGGGTCTCACTGTGGTTGTTGGGGGTTAGCATGTGGGATTGGCGTCTGTGCTGTCACTCTGCCCCCAGTGCTGCAAGCACAGCCCTTGCACCCGAGGGATGGAGGAGTCTGGTGGGTCCGTTTCTGAGAtaaccgtctgctgctttgcatcCTTGTGCTTCCCCCCTGCTGAGTGAGGGGGAAGATGCTTCGGCTCAGCATCGCAGTGCAAGTTCTCTAGGCCCGGCCCGGCGATTAGCTTGCTCTCCCCGTAGCCCTGTGAGGAGGCAGGGAAGTTTGGggaggctgggatttccaaactTGAGTGCCTAGCTTTGCTCAGCTGTCTGCATTTAGCCACTTAACTTCCTGGCTTGACTTGTCTTCTGAGAGGCTGAGCGCCCCCAATCTCGGTGGTTTAGGGAGATTGTAATCTctatggggcagggaccatcctttttgttctctttgtacagcgcctagcgcagtgGGGCCCTGGCCCACAACTGGGACTCCTAGGTACTCCCGCGATACAAGTAATGGGACTCTATTTTGGCGCCTCCACATGGATGTAGGTGGCTAAGTTCGAAAGAGTTTTAAGCCATTCCCAAGGACGTGCAGTCCCTGTTCCTGCACAGTGGATTGCTGACATTGCTTTGAATAACATGAGCCTTGTTTCCCTGGTTTGCAGGTACACCCCTGTGGGTCGTTCCTTCTTCTCCCCTCCTGAAGGTTACTACCACcctctgggagggggcagggaagtttgGTTTGGGTTCCACCAGTCGGTCCGGCCTGCCATGTGGAAGATGATGCTCAACATTGATGGTAACTCCCCTTCAGTGCTGGCAGACTCCAGCTTCACTCACTAACTGGcaccctctttctctctccgACATGTCCTGCTCAGGCGCGTCAGTGGTGCTCGCCCGCCAAAGGGCGGTGCTGGGCAGAAGTGGGATTGATTTTTGGGTGCatcagcgagtctcagagcctgggtctacaggcTCGTGGGGCTTTCGCTGCGGCGCTGAAATCAGCCATGCAGGCGTTGCAGCTTGGGGTGCAAGGTTGGgttcagagcccgagctccaaGCCGAGCTGCAGCGTCTGCACAGCGGGTTCTACGGCTGTAGTGCGAACCCAAGTCCGCGGGCTCTGAGACTCGACCACAGACCCAGACGTGTATCCCAAGGCACTAGTTACAGGAGTGTCATATTTGCTGATTGCAGTGGGGAGGGTGGGCGTTTCAGAGGGGCTCCGTGCTGGCCTGACTGCACCCCCTGAATTGGTGTGAGCTTCCCAGTAGGGGCAGAGCGAGGGGAGGGCCAGTAGGGTGCTAAATGCAGCTTCTGGTCGGGCGCTGCCTAGTGCAGCCAGCAGTGCCGCGACCCTTGGCCAGTGCCGAGGATCTACACTAGAAGAGGCCAAATCTTTTGACTGTCCCTTTGGGGCAAGGGGTAGATTTGTGTGTTCAGACactgcctggcacagtggggccccacTCCTGACTGGCGCTGCCCTTCTCACCAGCTAGACTGACCACAGCAGCCGGGGGGATCCATGCTAGGTTGTGATGACCCAGTGTTGGCTTAGGGCAGGGCCCAAGGTGTCGCCTGCCGTTAGGGTGTGTCTAGTCCTCgtgaaagagagaggaaagatCTCCACGTCTCGCACGCTGCTTCCCTGCAGTGTCGGCGACAGCCTTCTACAAAGCCCAGCCCGTGATCGAGTTCATGTGCGAAGTGCTGGATATCCGGAACATCGACGAGCAGCCGAAGCCCCTCACGGACTCGCAGAGGGTGCGCTTCACCAAGGAGATCAAAGGTAAAGGGATGGGCACTCCCTTGGCAAGGGCGCACGCAGCAGCTCATGTCCTGTGAGTGGATGGGAGGGTGTTGAGATCCCAGGATACAGAGCAGCTTTCTGCCTACCATGGTGAAGACACTGACctgggactcgggagacctgggttctaattcCGGCTCTGCCTCAATCTCTCTGCAAACCTGGGGAAGCCgcttcatctcccctcccccctccaccccctatctgtaaaacagggaggCTGATGAAGGTTGTGCAGATGCACTCTTTAACTCTTAGCACCCTGGCATCTTCACTGGCAGGCAAACGTGCTTCAGAGGGCATGTTTGTAGATAGGCCAGGTCTCCAAAGGGTTAACGATTTAAAGCACATGTGGAGTAGACAGGATGCTGGTCAGTGAAATGCTTGGTGAGCTCCTGACATAGATCAGAGATTTGCTGTCTGTCTCTCTCGCATTAGGTTTGAAAGTAGAGGTGACCCACTGTGGGCAGATGAAGAGGAAATACCGAGTGTGTAACGTTACCAGGCGACCAGCCAGTCACCAGACGtaagtgggggggggtgggggaaatgcctTTGGAAAAATCTGAGCCCTTCTCTTAGTTATTTATCAGCTGCTGGTAGCGTTAGTGAGATCCAAAAGGCGAACTAGCGTGTGACGGTAAAGAGAGCTCTGGGGTTCAGTTCTCTGCAGATGTGCTGCCCAGAGGGACCTGCGTGGCTGCATGTAGCATGGTATGAATGACGGGAGCCGGGTGCAGAGGAGGAgtgggagctgagagaaggctcTTACGCGGTTAGGAGGCATGCAGCAGAGGGCATGAGTTAACTCGCTGTCAGTCTGCCCAGTTTGCATCTCTTTGAATTCGGCTTTGTACTTGGTCAAAAATAGACACTGGAGAACAGAAGGTTTAATCAGGAGGTAAATTAATCCCTTAAATTATTTGCGTGTGCCCATAAGCATGCACACAAGTAGAGACAGTTCCTTCCTCAAAGAGCTTTTCTAGGACTCCCCAGCCCAGCTACATTTCCCCAGTAACCTGTAAAATGCACAGGAGACACTTGCAGAAGTCCACTATTGCTACAGATCTGCAGGTGTCGGAGCTGTGCATTGGGAACTGGCAGTGAATGAGCTGTGGTTGGTCCAGGTCCCCGTGTGTGATGTGTTAAATGGCAATCGTACCAGCCTTTTTTGGTTGCCACTTTCTCCAGGGTGTCCCCTGCACTGTAGCTAGAGCTgctcaaaatatttttgtttaaacattttgTGATGAAAACGTAAACTGGTTTAGTTGGGTAGATCTTTGTGGgttttgaaaactgaaatctgctcaccaaaatgattttttgaaaaccaaaacttAAAATACGTTGCAAACATTGGTGGGGAAAACACTTATTTCACAATTGCCTCTGAAAAATAATTAGCGCTTTTTGGCCAGCCCTCGTTATAGTTCTGATGCCATGGGGCTGCTTCTGAAACTTGTTGGGTTCCCCAGTAAATTGGAAACATCAAAGGTAAATATATGGGAAGAACTGATCCAAGCGCAGGCAGTGTCTCCTTGGAGGGGTTGGAGTTTGTTCCCCAGGAGATCTCCCCGTGCCTCCCTTTTAGCTCAAGGAATCCCTTTCTGGACACTTGCCTCCTGCGCCAAGCATTGCTGCATGCgttccctctgcccccgctgcagAGCACTTTACATCCCCCGCACCGAGtgctcccagctgcctcccccTATTCCTTTAGTATCCTTAATTCCCAGACCCCTTCCAGGGACTTTCACTTGAAGTGTTGACCAAGGAAGTCTTGGGCAGTCAGTACTGAAATAATGTGATGTCTCCTCAGGGGCATTTGTAGCTTGTTCGGCTTTCTAATTATGTCCCATTAAGAATATCGGGGTGACTCCGGGTTCTCCAGAAGCTCTTTATGGAGCTAGGAAATGACTGGTGCAGGTGGAGTTTTTGTCCCGGATTCCTGCCATTGGTTAGGCAGCATCATTTAATTCTGTGCAGCTTAGCAGCACGAGTTAATTCTCCACTGGTTCGGAAGTGTCACATCTCCCCATGCCCCTTTAACCCTTCAAGAGCCACTGTCCTGTGGCAAGAAGGGATACACTGGTGACTTTCCTCTTGAGCCCAGCTGTGCTACTGCAGGGGGAAATGAGCAAATATAAATCCTTGTCACCATCCATTTGTGTACCCAGCAATGTTATGTGCAACATCTCCTGTAAGAAAAGGATTTTCCCCGATTAGCTTGTGAAATCAGTGCTTGATTTGTGGACCTCAGAGCAACCCTGGTGCAGACTTGCTGTCCAGCCACCTCTTTGCTTTCTCTGTCCCTCATTTATAATGGAGGTAGGTTTGCCCCGCATGCGCAGGTGCTTCGCCGCTGCTCTGTCACCTTTGCCCCAGGCAGAAGGGCGAGTGCTCTGGCATGGGAAGCGGGTAGGATTTCTTGTTGAAGTAGATGCATCCTGAGCATCCCCCTCATCTGCCAGGTTCCCCCTGCAGCTGGAAAGTGGGCAGACAGTGGAGTGTACAGTGGCTCAGTACTTCAAGCAGAAATACAACCTGCAGCTGAAATACCCCCACCTGCCATGCCTGCAGGTCGGCCAGGAACAGAAGCACACGTATTTGCCCTTGGAGGTGAGTGCCAAGTCGCTGCTAAACGGGGCTGCCAAGGCCTAAAGTGTTCTCCGGGGCCTCAGGGAGACCAGCCCTGGGTGACTATCGgtcgggaggggtggggagactgCGATGTGCTCGTCAATCTGCCGTCCTTCCCCCTTAGTCCAACCCGAGCTGGACTTGAACTGGTAACCTGGAAGCGAAGGTACCAACCCCTCGGTGCACTGGCTGGCTTGCAGAGATGCACAGTgagcagggagtgaatgttttgCACCACAAAGAAGAGAGAGAACCTGGCCCGTGTCCTAGAGTGTGCAGCCAGAGAAGACCACAGATCTAGTCAGacctccctctgctccccctcccccagcatccgCACGCCAAACCCAACCACCAGCATTAGACCACAGCGTTACCGCCCTCAGGCCAGTAAACTGCTGTGTGCCGCAGGGAGGGGCCAAGGCTAAGGGGAGCCCCCCTGACTGGGTCTAAAGAGAGCTGCTTCCAGGAAGCAAGGACGGCGAAGTACCTCAGCAGAGCAGTGTTCCTGATACTGCTCCTCCCAGCAGAGTCTCCTGGTGCAGGAACTCTGACCATCCCTGCTGACAGTAGGGATTgaacccagcccctctgatctcagTGGCTCTCTTCCATATAGGGTTGTGACAGGCTCGTCAACTTCTGTCTGTGGCCCAGGCACCACTAGAGGGGGCCAGAGCACCACACAGAACGGGTGTAGGTTACAAGCGCTCAGGACAGCTAACCACGTGGGTCCTCTGACATGCTTCTGGCTGCtgtctctgccctgccctgcaggtGTGTAACATTGTGGCAGGCCAGCGGTGCATCAAGAAGCTAACAGACAATCAGACATCAACCATGATAAAAGCAACGGCGAGATCTGCCCCGGATAGACAAGAGGAAATCAGCCGACTGGTATGTGGCACTTGTCCCTGTCCTCTGGGAGGAGGGTTTGGGGGCGGAAAGAGGAGCATCCTCCCCAAAAACCATGCGGGACTCCGAGCTGCAAGGAAGCTGACTGTCCCGTAGTGCATGAGTGGCAGAACGGCTGTAGTAAGACGAGCGAGTGAAGCGTGAATAGCACACGCAATGGGCCATTCTGCTGTTACTGGGGAGTAGCTATGAGCCACTCAGGAGAGCGTAGTGGGGTAATGATCTGATTAGTCTATACTGTACTAGAAGTCCCCTTTCAGAGGCCTGTGTATTTATATACAAATAGAAACTCTCACAAATAAAGTCAGCTCCCTCCGTGGCCATGCAAACTCGACATGCACAGTGCAGGAACCTTGTTATTGGTGGAATCCCGACCCAAAAGAGCGAGAGCGAAAACAAGAATAAAAGACTAGAGAAATAAACCTGACCCCTGAGAGCCCATGGGGCAGGGATCATTAAACGGGATCCAAAAGGATTTTCTACCACTAGGAAAACTTCTCGCCAGCCCTTCGGGGGACATGCTACCCATGGCACATATCTGGCTGCCCTAATGCTCTGCAGCTGCCTGGGGTGGCTCTTGGGGAAAATCAGGGAGCACTGGGAGACTGGAGACTCCTCTTTGCCCAGATGGCAGGTGGTGAGGGGTTGGTGCTTAGTACATTACTCTAGCATAGGTTTCTGGGCTCCAGAAGCCAGGGACGTTTGGTTTTTCTACAGGTACATGTAATATGGGTTTCTTGACGCACTGAATCTCTGTTGTGAAGCTTTAATTCTTAGGAACAAACTCTGCTCTCAGCTGCACTGGTATAACCCCAGAGTTAGCTCCGCTGGGGGGCAGTTttgagagcagagtttggcccttAGTTTTAAAATCCCTGCCATGTCGATGACCACAGAGAATTAGTATGGCACCTGTTCCCTTCAGCCTGTCCCAGATCCGGATGGCAGTCGTCACCTTCCTGCATCTGACACTGCTCTGACTAGCAGCCTCAGCTTTGCCCATTCTGCTCTTAATGGGTCAGTTTGGTCTTTGCCCAGGGCTGCAAACCAGCTCTGAGCTACTGCTCAAAGGTTTCATGCCACCACTGCTTTGCCCATACGCTGGCCAAAGAGACAGCACCATTTACGGAGCACTTTAAGGAACTGAAGTGGTATCTTTCCCCCAGATGAAGAATGCCAGTTACAACCTGGATCCGTACATACAGGAGTTTGGGATAAAGGTGAAGGACGACATGACGGAAGTGACGGGGAGGGTCCTTCCAGCACCAATCTTACAGTACGGAGGCCGGGTAAGCCGGAGTGTGTCATCGCTTGGACACCTGTCTGTTTTCATGCCAAAGTGGAAGTCATTATGTTGCAATCTGGGGCTTGGGAAGTTCAACAGCCTGCGGTTCTCTGCCCAAAGCAGAACAGAACCGAGTGTTCAGTTTGTGCCTGAAGGCTGGGATTTCCACAGGAGTCTTGGGGGGTTAAGTAATAAATCCCTTTGATAGTCCCAGCCTACATCATCTAAAGAGAGGGCCCCTGTTTAAGGGGGGGACAGAGAATTTCTTGCAACTGGGATATTTAAGAGGTGCAGATTGGGTCTGCAGTTTTCTTTTCTATTAACTTCCTTTGGAATAGAGTACTTCCTTAACTGGGCATTAATGCTGCTTTAATCAGGGCTGAGTGGAGCCCACTGGCGTGGAGGGGTACATGGGGCTGGGTGGCCCAGCAGGTGGATTCCGTGGCCTTTCACCTCTGCAGATCTTGGTTCAAATCTGACATTTATTTTTTGCCGTGTGGGTCTCCCAAACCCATTTCATGTGGGCCACTGGAACCAGTACAGAGACCACCAAATCTGTATCACATGGGGCCACTCAGCAGGGAACAGCTTTGGATCACGACCAGCCCAGGTTGGGTTAGAACCAGTCATCTGAAGAGTGAAGATTCTGTATCTCGATACCAAGCCCCTGAGCAGCACATTTAAACCCCAAAGCCTGTGAAGAAGTCAGGGTCTGAGGGATTTCTGCAGTTAGATTGTTGTCCTGCATCCAAGGaatgtttgggggcggggggaagcagaAAACGACCCTTGCAATATGATACCTGGACAAAATGATCCATGCAATGTTCCTGGCCCTCACAGCTGGGGTATCTGGGAGCCCCTTCCATTACGCTCCAGATGACCTTGCTCTCGCTCTCTTCCCCAGTGTGATCTCCCATGTACAAAGGGTTTTTAGCAAGGAAATTGCCGGGCAGGTTGGACTTTGCGGGGTGACCTCTGTCCGGTTGCTTGCCTTGCAGAACCGGGCGATTGCCACTCCCAACCAGGGCGTGTGGGACATGCGGGGAAAACAGTTCTACAACGGGATCGAGATCAAAGTCTGGGCTATCGCCTGCTTTGCCCCCCAGAAGCAGTGTCGAGAGGAGGTGCTGAAGTAAGGAGCTGGGCAGCCTGTGgtaggggctgggggaagagcaggggctGAGGTGCGTCcggagtgtgtgtgtcccctGCTGAAACGGCTGCTTGGCTGTTTTAAACGGCAGCTTTGTCTAAAGAGCTGGAAGCTCTTTTAAATGTAATGTTGTTCTCCGCTGACACCCCTCAGAGGCCTGGAAATGTTCTACGTTTTTGTCACCCTCTGTCTGGCAAACATGAGTTTATTTCCCCCGTTTCAGATTTACGCTGGAATTTAATATAGTCTTGGTTTCCTTTATTAGATCTGCACCCTCCCACGTCTCAGACTCTGATTCTGGTTCCCATGAGCTCCCTCTGCTGTCTCCTCCCATGCATAACACTAAACATGGTTTGTCTGCTCTGTGCCCTGCAGAGTAAGAGGCTAAGGTGGCTGCTTCTGGCTTTCTCTTCAAATGGGAGAAGCAAACTTAAATTTAAAAGGCAGAGAACTTTCTCTACTGCTCTGAAGGGTGTTT
It includes:
- the LOC123355356 gene encoding protein argonaute-1 — translated: MEAGPSGAAAGTYLPPLQQVFQAPRRPGIGTVGKPIKLLANYFEVDIPKIDVYHYEVDIKPDKCPRRVNREVVEYMVQHFKPQIFGDRKPVYDGKKNIYTVTALPIGNERVDFEVTIPGEGKDRIFKVSIKWMAIVSWRMLHEALVSGQIPVPLESVQALDVAMRHLASMRYTPVGRSFFSPPEGYYHPLGGGREVWFGFHQSVRPAMWKMMLNIDVSATAFYKAQPVIEFMCEVLDIRNIDEQPKPLTDSQRVRFTKEIKGLKVEVTHCGQMKRKYRVCNVTRRPASHQTFPLQLESGQTVECTVAQYFKQKYNLQLKYPHLPCLQVGQEQKHTYLPLEVCNIVAGQRCIKKLTDNQTSTMIKATARSAPDRQEEISRLMKNASYNLDPYIQEFGIKVKDDMTEVTGRVLPAPILQYGGRNRAIATPNQGVWDMRGKQFYNGIEIKVWAIACFAPQKQCREEVLKNFTDQLRKISKDAGMPIQGQPCFCKYAQGADSVEPMFRHLKNTYSGLQLIIVILPGKTPVYAEVKRVGDTLLGMATQCVQVKNVVKTSPQTLSNLCLKINVKLGGINNILVPHQRSAVFQQPVIFLGADVTHPPAGDGKKPSITAVVGSMDAHPSRYCATVRVQRPRQEIIEDLSYMVRELLIQFYKSTRFKPTRIIFYRDGVPEGQLPQILHYELLAIRDACIKLEKDYQPGITYIVVQKRHHTRLFCADKNERIGKSGNIPAGTTVDTNITHPFEFDFYLCSHAGIQGTSRPSHYYVLWDDNRFTADELQILTYQLCHTYVRCTRSVSIPAPAYYARLVAFRARYHLVDKEHDSGEGSHISGQSNGRDPQALAKAVQVHQDTLRTMYFA